In one Leptidea sinapis chromosome 25, ilLepSina1.1, whole genome shotgun sequence genomic region, the following are encoded:
- the LOC126972051 gene encoding uncharacterized protein LOC126972051 isoform X2: MASRPAGAHICHFLVLVLAVANSVSLSFDEEATNDAIASSSATHGAVVIVLRGPSDRGSRREQLIHGKVTDENAFSLFYSAKSNKVSLENLHGGHLKSVSWGLGSHPREHLILVITHDRVKLYVGCQPLHWHPMSGRHDVLNLLATPLFKLYHEENAPVQIYDDEKAALTSLNCDHHELYPPTLTTMDSDVEEVRDFIAKEERLKKEEQMQGDDYRNNYINPNILPVPQSTTPSEFRGDIPATDIESCDDEVIRQLKLLRQIIETLRRELADQKGTIDGLKNQLRLCCNRVPAPAPVERCSGSSCYPGYNNY, translated from the exons AAGCAACAAATGATGCCATCGCGTCGTCATCAGCAACGCATGGTGCAGTGGTGATCGTGCTGAGAGGACCCAGCGATAGAGGATCCAGAAGGGAACAGCTAATTCATGGAAAAGTTACGGACGAGAATGCTTTCTCGCTCTTCTACAGTGCTAAGAGCAACAAAG TATCGCTGGAAAATTTACATGGCGGTCATTTGAAGTCAGTATCGTGGGGCCTGGGCTCACATCCACGAGAGCATCTGATCCTGGTCATCACTCACGACCGAGTCAAGCTATATGTTGGCTGTCAACCGTTGCATTGGCACCCGATGTCCGGTAGGCACGATGTACTCAATCTGTTAGCCACGCCGCTCTTTAAATTG TACCACGAAGAAAATGCCCCAGTGCAAATATACGACGATGAAAAAGCGGCACTAACATCGTTGAACTGTGACCATCATGAGCTTTACCCACCTACTCTAACAACAATGGATTCAGACGTAGAGGAAGTTAGAGATTTTATTGCAAAAGAAGAGAGACTGAAGAAAGAAGAGCAAATGCAGGGCGATGACTACaggaataattatataaatccgAATATTCTACCAGTTCCTCAATCTACTACACCCTCGGAATTTAGGGGAGATATACCAGCTACCGATATCGAATCGTGTGACG ACGAAGTAATCCGCCAGTTAAAACTGCTTCGACAGATAATAGAAACGCTACGTCGAGAGTTGGCTGATCAAAAGGGAACAATCGATGGGTTGAAAAACCAATTGCGTTTGTGTTGCAATCGAGTTCCAGCACCGGCGCCGGTTGAGAGATGTTCTGGCTCTTCATGTTACCCTGGTTATAACAATTACtaa